The following proteins are co-located in the Pseudomonas synxantha genome:
- a CDS encoding HlyD family secretion protein → MSIVKLLKTAATLGLGVLALVFCLQLWRAYVLAPWTRDGRVSAQVIRIAPEVSGQIDQLWASDNQWVAKGDPLYRIDARAYRLTQQQRTAEFAEARSVFEQRSAQFKRRAQLGGAIAREEIDNAARDLAVAQARLDAARSQLAQAQLDLDRTTIRAPVDGYVTQLRLQPGDYAQAGVTNLFVVDSHSFWITGYFEETKLPGVRIGAAVSIKLMGFDPLLQGHVASLGRGIADTNELRNDSGLPQVSPTFSWIRLAQRVPVRIELDKVPDGVELAAGMTASVEVTQPGAAPRWRLIQWLQAFM, encoded by the coding sequence ATGTCTATCGTCAAACTCCTTAAAACTGCCGCCACCCTGGGGCTGGGCGTGTTGGCCCTGGTGTTTTGCCTGCAACTCTGGCGGGCCTACGTGCTGGCGCCCTGGACGCGGGACGGGCGGGTGAGTGCCCAGGTGATCCGCATTGCCCCCGAGGTGTCCGGCCAAATCGATCAGTTGTGGGCCAGTGACAACCAATGGGTGGCAAAGGGCGACCCGCTCTATCGCATCGATGCGCGTGCTTATCGATTGACCCAGCAGCAGCGCACCGCAGAGTTCGCAGAAGCGCGCAGTGTGTTCGAGCAGCGCAGTGCGCAATTCAAGCGGCGCGCACAGCTGGGCGGCGCCATCGCCCGTGAAGAGATCGACAATGCCGCGCGTGACTTGGCCGTGGCCCAGGCGCGCCTGGACGCGGCACGCAGCCAGTTGGCCCAGGCCCAGCTCGACCTGGACCGCACCACCATTCGTGCGCCGGTGGATGGCTATGTCACGCAATTGCGCCTGCAGCCCGGTGACTACGCGCAGGCGGGCGTCACTAACCTGTTTGTGGTCGACAGTCATAGTTTCTGGATCACGGGCTATTTTGAAGAGACCAAGTTGCCGGGTGTACGCATCGGCGCAGCGGTGTCGATCAAGCTGATGGGCTTTGACCCGTTGCTGCAAGGCCACGTGGCAAGCCTGGGCAGGGGCATTGCCGACACCAATGAGTTGCGCAACGACAGCGGCTTGCCCCAGGTGAGCCCGACCTTCAGCTGGATTCGGTTGGCGCAGCGTGTGCCCGTGCGTATCGAGTTGGACAAGGTGCCGGACGGGGTAGAGTTGGCGGCGGGCATGACCGCCAGTGTCGAAGTGACGCAGCCGGGCGCCGCACCGCGCTGGCGACTCATCCAATGGCTGCAGGCGTTCATGTGA
- a CDS encoding DUF1656 domain-containing protein, producing the protein MLSEISIANLYFPPLLIYLGASVLAYQLIERLTRRWLDRVWHPALARFFVSLIVVSTMVVHC; encoded by the coding sequence ATGCTCAGCGAAATCTCGATTGCCAACCTCTACTTTCCGCCCTTGTTGATTTACCTGGGTGCGTCCGTCCTGGCCTACCAGCTGATCGAGCGCCTGACCCGCCGCTGGTTGGACCGGGTGTGGCACCCGGCGCTGGCGCGTTTTTTCGTCTCGCTCATCGTCGTGTCGACGATGGTCGTCCATTGCTGA
- a CDS encoding AraC family transcriptional regulator — translation MAEIHVDQFEYDTLSQPAVALMLETQRNDSESAVHKHRKGQLVVAYCGGIVCTVEDGVWMVPSGFGVWIPGGVAHSNRVTANGQVCFLFVEPGAASLPDRCCTLALSPLILELILHLSGQAQDYPANSRSARLAHVLLEELELAPTEQLYLPLPASNPLRTIARALAQDPANRATMASWARNVAMSERSLARLVKAETGLTFGQWRKQWQIIVALQSLAEGQSVQRTAEALGYESVSSFITMFRKTLGTSPARYLRNTTLR, via the coding sequence ATGGCCGAAATCCACGTCGATCAGTTTGAGTACGACACCCTTTCCCAGCCCGCCGTAGCGCTGATGCTGGAAACCCAACGCAACGACAGCGAATCCGCCGTACACAAGCACCGCAAGGGGCAACTGGTGGTGGCGTATTGCGGTGGCATTGTGTGTACGGTCGAAGATGGCGTATGGATGGTGCCGTCAGGGTTCGGCGTGTGGATTCCGGGGGGCGTCGCCCACAGCAACCGCGTGACGGCCAACGGGCAGGTGTGTTTTCTGTTCGTGGAGCCCGGCGCCGCGTCGCTGCCGGATCGCTGCTGTACCTTGGCGCTGTCGCCATTGATCCTGGAACTGATCCTGCACCTGAGCGGCCAGGCCCAGGATTACCCGGCCAATTCGCGCAGTGCGCGGTTGGCCCACGTACTGCTCGAAGAACTTGAACTGGCCCCCACCGAACAGCTTTACCTGCCTTTACCCGCCTCAAACCCACTGCGCACCATCGCCCGGGCACTGGCGCAAGATCCCGCCAACCGCGCCACCATGGCGAGTTGGGCACGCAACGTCGCCATGAGCGAACGCTCGCTTGCCCGCCTGGTAAAAGCCGAAACCGGCCTGACCTTCGGACAATGGCGCAAGCAATGGCAGATCATCGTCGCCCTGCAAAGTCTGGCCGAAGGGCAATCGGTGCAGAGAACCGCTGAAGCCCTCGGCTATGAGTCTGTCAGCTCGTTCATCACGATGTTTCGTAAAACCCTGGGCACCTCACCGGCCCGTTACCTGCGCAATACCACATTGCGGTAA
- a CDS encoding protein-glutamate methylesterase/protein-glutamine glutaminase: MSPIKVLIIDDSAVVRQVLTATLGRDPAIEVIGAAADPVFAMDKMNKQWPDVIVLDVEMPRMDGITFLKKLMAEHPTPVVICSTLTEKGAATTMQALAAGAVSIVTKPQLNLRQFLTDSADELAGAVKAAAKANMKRMVACGERAPARVNADVIVPGGTQAMVRTTDNIVAIGTSTGGTQALELILTALPRVCPGIVIVQHMPEHFTAAFAERLNRLCEIEVREAKNGDRVIPGCALIAPGGRHMVLKRNGAQYQVEIVDGPPVSRHRPSVDVLFRSVARSAGCNALGIIMTGMGDDGARGLKEMFDAGAATVAQDEASCVVFGMPKEAIKLNAAQRVMALEDIHRAILHR, encoded by the coding sequence ATGAGTCCTATCAAAGTACTGATCATTGACGACTCTGCCGTGGTCCGCCAGGTATTGACGGCGACCCTGGGACGAGACCCCGCCATTGAAGTGATAGGCGCGGCGGCAGACCCGGTATTCGCCATGGATAAAATGAACAAGCAATGGCCGGATGTGATCGTGCTGGACGTCGAAATGCCGCGCATGGACGGCATTACGTTCCTCAAGAAACTCATGGCCGAACACCCCACGCCGGTGGTCATCTGCTCGACCTTGACCGAGAAGGGCGCGGCCACCACCATGCAAGCCTTGGCGGCAGGGGCTGTCAGTATCGTCACCAAGCCGCAGTTGAATTTGCGCCAGTTCCTGACCGACAGCGCCGATGAGTTGGCGGGGGCCGTCAAGGCTGCGGCCAAGGCCAACATGAAACGAATGGTGGCGTGCGGTGAACGTGCTCCCGCTAGGGTAAATGCCGACGTCATTGTTCCCGGGGGTACCCAGGCGATGGTGCGTACCACCGACAATATTGTCGCCATTGGCACTTCCACAGGCGGTACTCAAGCCCTGGAGTTGATACTGACCGCGTTGCCCAGGGTGTGCCCGGGCATCGTGATCGTGCAGCACATGCCTGAACACTTCACCGCGGCGTTTGCCGAGCGACTCAATCGACTGTGTGAAATCGAGGTCAGGGAGGCGAAAAATGGCGACCGGGTCATCCCCGGTTGCGCATTGATCGCCCCCGGCGGCCGACACATGGTGCTCAAGCGCAACGGTGCCCAATATCAGGTGGAGATCGTTGACGGCCCACCGGTGAGCCGGCATCGGCCCTCGGTTGACGTGCTGTTTCGTTCCGTTGCCCGCAGTGCCGGTTGCAACGCTCTGGGCATCATCATGACCGGCATGGGCGACGACGGCGCGCGCGGGCTCAAGGAAATGTTCGACGCCGGCGCCGCCACGGTGGCCCAGGACGAGGCCAGTTGCGTGGTGTTTGGCATGCCCAAGGAAGCGATCAAGCTCAACGCCGCCCAGCGCGTCATGGCGCTGGAAGATATTCATCGGGCGATTTTGCATCGGTGA
- a CDS encoding chemotaxis protein CheD has product MPDTQPSREVFLNPGEWFFGTGAIRLRTVLGSCVALVFWHPQRLLGGMCHYLLPQRAATGAEPLDGRYGNQALQLLLNAMRASKVPPTEFRINVYGGGNMFPGLVRPDNHYVGQRNVEQARRLLDMHHLRCLNWHVEGVGYRTVVFDLANGNIQLNYLALQRPLSSPQRERAL; this is encoded by the coding sequence ATGCCTGACACTCAACCTTCGCGCGAGGTGTTCCTGAATCCTGGCGAGTGGTTTTTCGGTACCGGCGCGATTCGGCTGCGCACCGTGCTGGGCTCCTGCGTGGCCCTGGTGTTCTGGCATCCGCAGCGCTTGCTGGGCGGCATGTGTCATTACCTGCTGCCCCAGCGTGCTGCGACGGGCGCCGAGCCTCTGGACGGTCGATATGGCAATCAAGCGCTGCAACTGCTGCTCAATGCCATGCGCGCGAGCAAGGTGCCGCCGACGGAGTTCAGGATCAATGTGTATGGCGGCGGGAATATGTTTCCCGGGCTGGTGCGCCCGGACAACCACTACGTCGGGCAACGCAATGTCGAGCAAGCCAGGCGCCTGCTCGATATGCATCACCTGCGGTGTCTGAATTGGCACGTGGAAGGCGTGGGGTATCGCACCGTGGTATTCGATCTGGCCAATGGCAATATTCAACTCAACTACCTGGCGCTGCAGCGCCCCCTCAGCAGCCCTCAACGAGAGCGTGCGCTATGA
- a CDS encoding CheR family methyltransferase, whose product MNVILSDAEFQQFRSLIHQIAGISLSDAKKQLVSARLAKRLQAFELTTYGAYYKVLMKDATELQVAVDMLTTNETYFFREPKHFDFLRDVALPELRGNATLRVWSGACSTGEEPYTLAMVLADNLAGRPWEIMASDISSRVLDKARQGRYPLEGIRGIPEALLHKYCLKGVGANHGCFMVDPALAAKIDFQAINLNNPLPKVGMFDVIFLRNVMIYFDSDTKVQVVKRLVSHLKPGGYFLVSHSESLNGVTDELKLVKPSIYRRPHA is encoded by the coding sequence ATGAACGTGATTCTCTCCGACGCCGAGTTCCAGCAGTTTCGCAGCCTTATCCATCAGATCGCCGGCATCAGCCTGTCCGATGCGAAAAAACAGTTGGTCAGCGCACGGCTTGCCAAGCGACTGCAGGCGTTCGAGCTCACGACCTACGGTGCTTACTACAAGGTGTTGATGAAGGACGCCACGGAACTGCAGGTGGCGGTAGACATGCTGACCACCAACGAAACCTATTTTTTCCGCGAACCCAAGCATTTTGACTTCCTGCGCGACGTGGCCCTGCCCGAACTGCGTGGCAACGCAACGCTGCGGGTATGGAGTGGCGCCTGCTCCACCGGTGAAGAACCTTACACCCTGGCAATGGTGCTGGCGGACAACCTGGCCGGTCGGCCTTGGGAGATCATGGCGTCGGACATCAGCAGCCGTGTGCTGGATAAAGCCCGCCAAGGGCGCTACCCCCTCGAGGGTATACGCGGCATTCCCGAAGCGCTGCTGCACAAATATTGCCTCAAGGGCGTCGGTGCCAACCACGGTTGCTTCATGGTCGATCCGGCGCTCGCGGCGAAAATCGATTTCCAGGCGATCAATTTGAACAATCCGCTGCCGAAAGTCGGCATGTTCGACGTGATCTTCCTGCGCAACGTGATGATCTATTTCGACAGCGATACCAAAGTGCAGGTCGTCAAGCGTCTGGTCAGCCATCTCAAGCCTGGCGGCTATTTCCTGGTCAGCCACTCGGAAAGCCTCAACGGCGTGACCGACGAGCTGAAGCTGGTCAAGCCTTCGATCTATCGGAGGCCACATGCCTGA
- a CDS encoding chemotaxis protein CheW, producing the protein MALTIQSPGSAAISGPSQYLTFELGGEMFAVGTLNVREIIEYGPITHVPLLPASLRGVINLRGAAVPILDLGVRFRGERTLQTSRTCFVILEVQVGSVRKPVGIIVDAVSEVLEIAEQDIEPSLSVGTEVRADFLLGIGKLDSGFVLLLDIGRVLSLEPIDGLADFEALLPATA; encoded by the coding sequence ATGGCATTAACCATCCAAAGTCCTGGCAGTGCTGCGATCTCCGGCCCGAGCCAATACCTCACCTTCGAGTTGGGGGGTGAGATGTTCGCGGTCGGCACGCTCAACGTGCGCGAGATCATCGAATATGGGCCGATTACCCACGTGCCGTTGCTGCCTGCCAGCCTGCGCGGGGTGATCAATCTGCGAGGCGCTGCGGTGCCGATACTGGACCTGGGCGTGCGCTTTCGCGGCGAACGGACGCTGCAGACGTCAAGAACCTGCTTTGTGATCCTGGAGGTACAGGTCGGTAGCGTGCGCAAGCCGGTGGGCATCATTGTGGATGCAGTCAGCGAGGTGCTTGAAATCGCCGAGCAGGATATCGAACCTTCGCTGAGTGTCGGCACCGAGGTCAGGGCCGATTTCCTGTTGGGCATCGGCAAATTGGACAGCGGTTTTGTACTGCTGCTGGATATCGGTCGCGTGTTGTCCCTGGAACCGATCGATGGGCTGGCGGACTTTGAAGCCTTGCTGCCTGCCACCGCCTGA
- a CDS encoding chemotaxis protein CheW yields MSASAVVPGTSAPAPQGSEPLQYLTFSADQEMYAVNTLSVREIIEYSQVTSVPMMPEFLRGVINLRGSVVPVVDLKARFGKGVTDLGSRTCIVILEAAKEGESQVLGVVVDSVSEVIEILDIDIKPAPAFGNLIRTDFIRGMTKVRGAFVTLLQIEQVLCVDEIAGLMRA; encoded by the coding sequence ATGAGTGCCTCAGCCGTTGTGCCTGGCACTTCAGCCCCAGCGCCGCAAGGCAGCGAGCCCTTGCAGTACCTGACCTTTTCGGCTGATCAGGAGATGTACGCGGTCAACACGTTGAGCGTTCGCGAAATAATCGAATACAGCCAGGTGACGAGCGTGCCGATGATGCCGGAGTTCCTGCGCGGGGTGATCAATCTGCGCGGCTCGGTGGTACCGGTGGTGGACCTCAAGGCCCGGTTCGGCAAGGGCGTGACGGACCTTGGCAGCCGCACGTGCATCGTCATTCTTGAAGCGGCCAAGGAGGGCGAGTCCCAGGTGCTGGGGGTGGTGGTGGACTCGGTCAGCGAGGTGATCGAGATCCTCGATATCGATATCAAGCCTGCACCGGCCTTCGGCAACCTTATTCGTACCGACTTCATCAGAGGGATGACCAAGGTGCGGGGAGCGTTTGTCACGCTGCTGCAGATCGAGCAGGTGCTGTGCGTCGACGAGATCGCCGGCTTGATGCGCGCTTGA